GGCCGCCGTGGATCTGGTGGGGGACCACCCCGAACACGAAGTGGCCGTGGTCCTGCGCAGGCTGGAGCGCGAGCTGGAAGACCACGAGACAGTGGAGGAGGCCGTCCTGACGCTGGCCACCCCGGACGAGGCGGCGTTGACCTTATAGGGCGATCCTTCAGCCGGCCTGCTTGCCCGTGCCCATCAGCCGCTCCATCTGTTCAGCGGCGTCACTGCCCGGAGCGGGTGTGTAGACCACGATGTGCAGGTCCGGCCTGTCCGAGGGCGAGACCTGGTGGTGTTCAAGTTGCAGCACTCCAACCGCCGGATGGTGGAACAGCCGCTCCCGGGACTGGAAACCGAGAATGTCGTACCGGTCCCAGCTTTCCTGGAACTCGGGGCTCGCTTCCTTAAGGCGTTCCACTTGGTACGCGACGTCCGGATCGCCGAGCCGTTGCCCCGTTTCGGCCCTGAACTCGGCGAGGAACCTTTTGCTGGTGATATCCCAATCGGGCAGCAGGTCACGGACATACGGGTCGGTGAAGACCAGCCACAGGAGGTTCCTGTCGGCGGCGTCGAACGTCCCGATGTTGGGATACAGCGCTTCGTAGGCGCGGTTCCAGCCGGCGACTCCCCAATCCGGGGACAACGCGTAGGCCGGGTTCGGATCCAGTGCCTCCAGGAGACGTTGCACGTGTGCGGGCGCATCGGCGGCGACCGGGCCCTTGGGAGGTGCGGACGAATAGCCGCCCAGGGAAAGGACGTAGCCCAGCCCGGTGTCAGACAGGTGCAGGGCACGGGCAATCGATTCGAGGACCTGCCGGGAGGGGATGATGTCCCGGCCCTGCTCAAGCCAGGTGTACCAGGTGACGCTCACTCCGGAGAGGAACGCAATCTCTTCCCGCCGCAGTCCGCGCTCGCGGGACCTTCCCACCGGGGGCAGGCCATAATCGGAGCGCAGGGCCTGGGTGCGGCGGGTCCTGAGGAAGAGGCCCAGTTCTTTGCGTCGTTCGTCGTTCACGCTCCCAACACTATTATTCTGTTACTTTCACTACTAGTAGCAGCACCGTCTTCCACCTGCCGTAGAAAATCAGCAGGATGGTACTCATGCCTGCACTCCGCTCCAGAACTGTCACCCATGGCCGCAACATGGCCGGCGCCCGCGCACTGCTGCGCGCTTCCGGCGTCGCCAACTCGGACATCGGCAAGCCGATCATCGCCGTAGCCAACTCCTTCACCGAGTTCGTACCCGGCCACACCCACCTTGCCCCCGTGGGCCGTATCGTCTCCGACGCGATCCTGGCCGCCGGCGCCGTGCCGCGCGAATTCAACACCATCGCCGTGGACGACGGCATTGCCATGGGCCACTCCGGCATGCTCTACTCCCTGCCGTCCCGTGACCTGATCGCCGACTCCGTTGAGTACATGGTCAACGCACACTGCGCCGACGCCCTGGTCTGCATCTCCAACTGCGACAAGATCACCCCGGGCATGCTCATGGCCGCGCTGCGCTTGAACATCCCGGTGGTCTTCGTCTCCGGCGGCCCCATGGAGGCCGGCCGCGTGACCTTGACTGACGGTTCCGTGCGCTCCCTTGACCTGGTGAACGCCATCTCCGACGCCGTGGACGAGTCCATCTCCGATGAGGACATCAACCTGATCGAAGAGAACGCGTGCCCCACCTGTGGTTCCTGCTCCGGCATGTTCACCGCCAACTCCATGAACTGCCTG
This Paenarthrobacter sp. GOM3 DNA region includes the following protein-coding sequences:
- a CDS encoding helix-turn-helix transcriptional regulator, encoding MNDERRKELGLFLRTRRTQALRSDYGLPPVGRSRERGLRREEIAFLSGVSVTWYTWLEQGRDIIPSRQVLESIARALHLSDTGLGYVLSLGGYSSAPPKGPVAADAPAHVQRLLEALDPNPAYALSPDWGVAGWNRAYEALYPNIGTFDAADRNLLWLVFTDPYVRDLLPDWDITSKRFLAEFRAETGQRLGDPDVAYQVERLKEASPEFQESWDRYDILGFQSRERLFHHPAVGVLQLEHHQVSPSDRPDLHIVVYTPAPGSDAAEQMERLMGTGKQAG